The following proteins are encoded in a genomic region of Streptomyces collinus Tu 365:
- a CDS encoding hemolysin family protein, translating into MSPQIVIGAIALVVVAWLAACAEAGLARVSSFRAEEAVRTGRRGSAKLAQIAADPTRYLNVALLVRVACEMAAAALVTYACLQEFAATWQALLVAIGVMVLVSYVAVGVSPRTIGRQHPLNTATAAAYVLLPLARVMGPVPSLLILIGNALTPGKGFRRGPFASEAELRALVDLAEKESLIEDEERRMVHSVFELGDTLVREVMVPRTDLVVIERYKTIRQALTLALRSGFSRIPVTGESEDDIVGIVYLKDLVRKTHISRDAENDLVSTAMRPAVFVPDTKNAGDLLREMQKDRNHVAVVIDEYGGTAGIVTIEDILEEIVGEITDEYDRELPPVEDLGEDRYRVTARLDITDLGELYGLEEYDDEDVETVGGLLAKALGRVPIAGASAEVELPDGRRLKLTAEAAAGRRNKIVTVLVEPAGGPAGVAE; encoded by the coding sequence ATGAGTCCGCAGATCGTGATCGGCGCGATCGCGCTGGTCGTGGTGGCCTGGCTCGCCGCCTGCGCGGAGGCGGGCCTCGCCCGCGTCTCCAGCTTCCGCGCCGAGGAGGCCGTGCGCACCGGGCGGCGCGGCAGCGCCAAGCTCGCCCAGATCGCCGCCGACCCCACCCGCTACCTGAACGTGGCCCTGCTGGTCCGCGTCGCCTGCGAGATGGCGGCCGCCGCCCTGGTGACGTACGCCTGCCTGCAGGAGTTCGCCGCCACCTGGCAGGCCCTGCTGGTCGCCATCGGCGTGATGGTCCTGGTGTCGTACGTCGCCGTCGGCGTCTCCCCGCGCACCATCGGCCGCCAGCACCCGCTGAACACCGCGACCGCGGCGGCCTACGTGCTGCTGCCGCTGGCCCGGGTCATGGGACCCGTCCCCTCGCTGCTGATCCTCATCGGCAACGCGCTCACCCCCGGCAAGGGCTTCCGCCGCGGTCCCTTCGCCTCCGAGGCGGAGCTGCGCGCGCTGGTCGACCTCGCCGAGAAGGAGTCGCTGATCGAGGACGAGGAGCGCCGCATGGTGCACTCGGTCTTCGAACTCGGCGACACCCTGGTGCGCGAGGTGATGGTGCCGCGCACCGACCTGGTCGTCATCGAGCGCTACAAGACCATCCGTCAGGCCCTCACCCTCGCCCTGCGCTCGGGGTTCTCCCGGATCCCGGTCACCGGCGAGAGCGAGGACGACATCGTCGGCATCGTGTACCTGAAGGACCTGGTCCGCAAGACGCACATCAGCCGGGACGCCGAGAACGACCTGGTGTCCACGGCCATGCGCCCCGCCGTCTTCGTGCCGGACACCAAGAACGCCGGCGACCTGCTGCGCGAGATGCAGAAGGACCGCAACCACGTCGCCGTCGTCATCGACGAGTACGGCGGCACCGCCGGGATCGTCACCATCGAGGACATCCTGGAGGAGATCGTCGGCGAGATCACCGACGAGTACGACCGGGAGCTGCCGCCGGTGGAGGACCTCGGTGAGGACCGCTACCGGGTCACCGCCCGCCTCGACATCACCGACCTCGGCGAGCTGTACGGCCTGGAGGAGTACGACGACGAGGACGTGGAGACCGTCGGGGGGCTGCTCGCCAAGGCGCTCGGCCGCGTGCCCATCGCCGGCGCCTCCGCCGAGGTCGAACTCCCCGACGGGCGCAGGCTGAAGCTGACGGCCGAGGCGGCGGCCGGCCGCCGCAACAAGATCGTCACGGTGCTGGTGGAGCCGGCCGGCGGCCCGGCCGGGGTGGCCGAGTGA
- a CDS encoding glucarate dehydratase family protein, which produces MTRDLTVAEVRLTPILVADPPLLNTQGVHQPYTPRLIVEVVTADGTTGLGETYGDTKYLELARPLAEHLTGRRVTDVNELFALDLAVDESRTGAAVDAGGLRGVQTADKLRLSVLSAFEVACLDAQGKASGLPVHALLGGRVRDSVEYSAYLFYKWAGHPDGVAAEPDDWGAALDPAGVVAQARRFTERHGFTSFKLKGGVFPPEEEIAAVRALAEAFPGRPLRLDPNGAWSVETALKVAGELHDVLEYLEDPTLGTPAMAEVSAATEVPLATNMCVTTFGEIREAFTRDAVQVLLCDHHYWGGLRNTGHLAAICAAFGVGLSMHSNTHLGISLAAMTQVAATVPGLHHACDSHYPWQAEDVLTERIAFTGGRVAVSDAPGLGVELDRDELARLHRRWAEDDGTLRDRDDAAAMRVADPGWRTPAMPRW; this is translated from the coding sequence GTGACCCGAGACCTGACCGTCGCCGAGGTACGGCTCACCCCGATCCTGGTCGCCGACCCGCCCCTGCTCAACACCCAGGGCGTCCACCAGCCGTACACCCCCCGGCTGATCGTGGAGGTCGTGACGGCCGACGGGACCACCGGACTCGGTGAGACCTACGGCGACACCAAGTACCTGGAACTGGCCCGCCCGCTGGCCGAGCACCTCACCGGACGCCGGGTCACGGACGTGAACGAGCTGTTCGCCCTCGACCTCGCCGTCGACGAGTCCCGGACCGGGGCCGCCGTGGACGCCGGCGGGCTGCGGGGCGTGCAGACCGCCGACAAGCTGCGGCTGTCCGTGCTCTCGGCCTTCGAAGTGGCCTGCCTGGACGCCCAGGGCAAGGCGTCCGGGCTGCCGGTGCACGCGCTGCTCGGCGGCAGGGTGCGCGACTCGGTCGAGTACAGCGCCTACCTCTTCTACAAGTGGGCCGGCCACCCGGACGGCGTCGCCGCCGAGCCCGACGACTGGGGCGCCGCCCTCGACCCGGCCGGAGTGGTCGCCCAGGCGCGGCGGTTCACCGAGCGCCACGGCTTCACCTCCTTCAAGCTCAAGGGCGGCGTCTTCCCGCCCGAGGAGGAGATCGCCGCCGTCCGCGCCCTCGCCGAGGCGTTCCCCGGGCGTCCGCTGCGGCTCGACCCCAACGGCGCCTGGTCGGTGGAGACCGCCCTGAAGGTGGCCGGGGAACTCCACGACGTCCTGGAGTACCTGGAGGACCCCACGCTGGGCACCCCGGCGATGGCCGAGGTCTCCGCCGCGACGGAGGTCCCCCTCGCCACCAACATGTGCGTGACCACCTTCGGTGAGATCAGGGAGGCGTTCACCCGCGACGCCGTGCAGGTGCTGCTCTGCGACCACCACTACTGGGGCGGACTGCGCAACACCGGGCACCTCGCCGCGATCTGCGCCGCCTTCGGCGTCGGTCTCTCCATGCACTCCAACACCCACCTCGGCATCAGCCTCGCCGCGATGACCCAGGTCGCGGCCACCGTGCCGGGCCTGCACCACGCCTGCGACTCGCACTACCCCTGGCAGGCGGAGGACGTCCTCACCGAGCGCATCGCCTTCACCGGCGGCCGGGTCGCCGTCTCCGACGCGCCCGGGCTCGGCGTCGAGCTGGACCGGGACGAACTGGCCCGGCTGCACCGGCGGTGGGCCGAGGACGACGGCACCCTGCGCGACCGCGACGACGCCGCGGCGATGCGGGTGGCCGACCCCGGGTGGCGCACCCCGGCCATGCCCCGCTGGTAG
- a CDS encoding carbohydrate kinase family protein — protein sequence MTPSHPSAGEEPEHLTRTARGQVQVDPLAALRTPADPPWDVYLTGTVFLDIIFTGLDSAPVRGTESWARGMGSSPGGVANMATALARLGLRTSLAAAFGDDHYGEYCWDALHQGEGIDLGPSRTVPGWHSPVTVSMAYEGERTMVSHGHEPPPEETAPDFPPRARAAVASLTPGRPASWIAEAARAGTRIFADVGWDDTGAWDLSALTDLGHCEAFLPNAAEAMRYTGADCPKAAAHALTAHVPLAVVTLGSEGAYAVDRRTGESAEVPAIAVEALDPTGAGDVFVAGFVTGTLAGWPLADRLAFAGLTAALSVQEFGGSLSAPGWSEIGAWWRRVQSAPGQEPMALRRFAFLDGLVPEVLDRPWPLRRAVPTIGFGRSR from the coding sequence GTGACCCCGTCCCACCCGAGCGCCGGAGAGGAACCGGAGCACCTCACGCGGACCGCGCGCGGCCAGGTCCAGGTCGACCCGCTGGCCGCGCTGCGCACACCCGCCGACCCGCCCTGGGACGTCTACCTCACGGGCACGGTCTTCCTCGACATCATCTTCACCGGCCTGGACTCGGCGCCCGTGCGCGGCACCGAGTCCTGGGCCCGGGGCATGGGGTCGAGCCCGGGCGGGGTCGCCAACATGGCCACCGCGCTGGCCCGCCTCGGCCTGCGGACGTCCCTCGCCGCCGCCTTCGGCGACGACCACTACGGCGAGTACTGCTGGGACGCGCTGCACCAGGGCGAGGGCATCGACCTCGGGCCCTCGCGCACGGTGCCCGGCTGGCACTCGCCGGTCACCGTCTCCATGGCCTACGAGGGCGAGCGGACGATGGTGTCGCACGGGCACGAGCCGCCGCCGGAGGAGACCGCCCCCGACTTCCCGCCCCGCGCGCGTGCCGCCGTCGCCTCGCTCACTCCCGGCCGGCCCGCCTCCTGGATCGCCGAGGCCGCGCGCGCCGGCACCCGCATCTTCGCCGACGTCGGCTGGGACGACACGGGAGCCTGGGACCTGTCCGCGCTCACCGACCTGGGGCACTGCGAGGCGTTCCTGCCCAACGCGGCGGAGGCGATGCGGTACACGGGGGCCGACTGCCCGAAGGCGGCCGCGCACGCGCTGACCGCCCATGTGCCGCTGGCGGTGGTGACCCTGGGGTCGGAGGGCGCGTACGCGGTCGACCGGCGCACGGGGGAGAGCGCCGAGGTGCCCGCCATCGCGGTGGAGGCGCTGGACCCCACCGGCGCGGGTGACGTGTTCGTGGCCGGTTTCGTCACCGGGACGCTGGCCGGCTGGCCGCTCGCCGACCGCCTCGCCTTCGCCGGGCTCACCGCGGCGCTGTCCGTCCAGGAGTTCGGCGGATCGCTGTCGGCGCCGGGGTGGTCGGAGATCGGGGCGTGGTGGCGCAGGGTGCAGTCGGCGCCCGGCCAGGAACCGATGGCGCTGCGCAGGTTCGCGTTCCTCGACGGGCTGGTGCCCGAGGTGCTCGACCGGCCCTGGCCGCTGCGGCGGGCCGTGCCGACCATCGGGTTCGGCCGGTCCCGCTGA
- a CDS encoding P-II family nitrogen regulator has protein sequence MKLITAIVKPYRLDAVKTALQELGVQGLTVTEASGYGRQRGHTEVYRGAEYRVDLVPKARIEVVVEDAVADEVIDAIVSAAQTGKIGDGKVWAVPVETVVRVRTGERGPDAL, from the coding sequence ATGAAGCTCATCACCGCGATCGTCAAGCCCTACCGCCTCGACGCGGTGAAGACGGCACTGCAGGAGCTGGGCGTGCAGGGCCTGACCGTGACCGAGGCGAGCGGCTACGGGCGCCAGCGCGGGCACACCGAGGTGTACCGGGGGGCCGAGTACCGGGTCGACCTGGTGCCCAAGGCCCGGATCGAGGTCGTGGTGGAGGACGCGGTGGCCGACGAGGTGATCGACGCGATCGTCAGCGCCGCGCAGACGGGGAAGATCGGGGACGGGAAGGTGTGGGCCGTCCCGGTCGAGACGGTCGTGCGGGTGCGGACCGGCGAGCGCGGCCCCGACGCGCTCTGA
- a CDS encoding helix-turn-helix transcriptional regulator, whose product MRSQRRDELREFLMSRRARVSPQEAGLPGGGGRRRTPGLRREEVAVLAGVGASWYQWLEQGRDISVSPQVLDAVARVLRLSDAERRHLYLLAGMNPPEPRVAPGKRDMCDGLRRLIDTWMPYPAHIMDAYYNCVMYNDAAALVLGMRPDSTQNCLVDFFVDPLYRSRSNSWERNARTVVAQFRAACAARPEDEGFQAVLAEASARSPEFVALWAERGIEDQGQVRKELKHPLVGTLVVESTVMKVPARPDLMIVLHTPLDEENTAAKLEWLASPEGRRDAMHPVAG is encoded by the coding sequence ATGCGCAGTCAACGGCGTGACGAGCTGCGGGAGTTCCTGATGAGCAGGCGGGCCCGGGTGAGCCCGCAGGAGGCCGGACTGCCGGGCGGCGGAGGGCGTCGCCGTACGCCCGGGCTGCGCCGGGAGGAGGTCGCCGTGCTGGCCGGGGTGGGCGCGTCCTGGTACCAGTGGCTCGAACAGGGGCGGGACATCTCGGTCTCGCCGCAGGTCCTGGACGCCGTCGCCCGGGTGCTCCGGCTCAGCGACGCCGAGCGCCGGCACCTGTACCTGCTGGCCGGGATGAACCCGCCGGAGCCCCGGGTGGCGCCCGGGAAGCGGGACATGTGCGACGGGCTGCGACGGCTGATCGACACCTGGATGCCGTACCCGGCGCACATCATGGACGCGTACTACAACTGCGTGATGTACAACGACGCGGCGGCGCTGGTCCTCGGCATGCGGCCGGACAGCACCCAGAACTGCCTCGTCGACTTCTTCGTCGATCCGCTGTACCGGTCGCGCAGCAACAGCTGGGAGCGCAACGCCCGGACGGTCGTGGCCCAGTTCCGGGCCGCCTGCGCGGCCCGGCCGGAGGACGAGGGGTTCCAGGCGGTGCTCGCCGAGGCGTCGGCGCGCAGCCCCGAGTTCGTGGCGCTGTGGGCCGAGCGGGGCATCGAGGACCAGGGGCAGGTGCGCAAGGAGCTGAAGCATCCGCTGGTCGGGACGCTGGTCGTGGAGTCGACGGTGATGAAGGTGCCGGCCCGTCCCGATCTGATGATCGTGCTGCACACTCCGCTGGACGAGGAGAACACCGCGGCGAAGCTGGAGTGGCTGGCGTCCCCGGAGGGGCGGCGGGACGCCATGCACCCCGTGGCGGGGTGA
- the ybeY gene encoding rRNA maturation RNase YbeY encodes MSIDVNNESGTEVDEQAILDIARYALARMRIHPLSELSVIVVDADAMEQLHIQWMDLPGPTDVMSFPMDELRPPSKDDDEPPQGLLGDIVLCPEVAARQGTEAPTRHSMDEELQLLTVHGVLHLLGYDHEEPDEKAEMFGLQAAIVDGWRAEHGLTGPSPAPTVS; translated from the coding sequence ATGTCGATCGACGTCAACAACGAGTCCGGCACCGAGGTCGACGAGCAGGCGATCCTCGACATCGCCCGCTACGCGCTCGCGCGGATGCGCATCCACCCGCTCTCCGAGCTCTCGGTGATCGTCGTGGACGCCGACGCCATGGAGCAGTTGCACATCCAGTGGATGGACCTGCCCGGGCCCACCGATGTCATGTCGTTCCCGATGGACGAGCTCCGGCCGCCGTCGAAGGACGACGACGAGCCGCCGCAGGGGCTGCTCGGCGACATCGTGCTGTGCCCGGAGGTCGCCGCCAGGCAGGGGACCGAGGCGCCCACGCGGCACTCCATGGACGAGGAGCTGCAACTGCTCACCGTCCACGGGGTGCTGCACCTGCTCGGGTACGACCACGAGGAGCCGGACGAGAAGGCCGAGATGTTCGGCCTCCAGGCCGCCATCGTCGACGGGTGGCGGGCCGAGCACGGCCTGACCGGTCCGTCGCCGGCGCCCACCGTCTCGTAG
- a CDS encoding WxL protein peptidoglycan domain-containing protein: MRKPHVLLLSLLPLLLGALGVPGVLATPARAADNGSWSVYPVASKVAARPYFYLSADPGQTLTDKVAVQNRTGRPLTFRLYAADAYNTARDGGFAVRTVKEHMRGVGAWAKPARSRITVPGHRTVTVPFTLRVPEGAEPGDHPGAIVALDERIDPGSGRLALGVRRAVGARVYLRVGGPTLGALSVEHLRIGHHQPPVPGLGDSTATVSYTLRNTGNVTLDPRVRLTARGLFGRTLLDRRLTRVPSELLPGQRVRLTETWRGAPQLDRAHVTLTVSAPGTRESASASFLALPWLLAALVFTAGAVTGALLVRARRGRARRSAPARPSRPGRPTPSRPRSSPSARR; encoded by the coding sequence ATGCGCAAGCCGCACGTCCTCCTCCTGAGCCTGCTTCCGCTCCTCCTCGGCGCCCTCGGTGTGCCCGGTGTCCTCGCCACCCCGGCACGGGCCGCCGACAACGGCAGCTGGTCCGTCTACCCGGTCGCCTCGAAGGTCGCCGCGCGCCCCTACTTCTACCTCTCGGCCGACCCCGGCCAGACCCTCACCGACAAGGTCGCGGTGCAGAACAGGACCGGCCGGCCGCTCACCTTCCGGCTCTACGCGGCCGACGCCTACAACACCGCCCGCGACGGCGGTTTCGCCGTACGGACGGTCAAGGAGCACATGCGCGGGGTCGGCGCCTGGGCGAAGCCCGCGAGGTCACGGATCACCGTGCCCGGCCACCGCACCGTCACCGTGCCGTTCACCCTGCGCGTCCCCGAAGGAGCCGAACCCGGCGACCACCCCGGCGCGATCGTGGCCCTGGACGAGCGGATCGACCCCGGCAGCGGCAGGCTCGCGCTCGGTGTGCGGCGGGCCGTCGGCGCCCGGGTCTACCTCCGGGTCGGCGGCCCCACGCTGGGCGCCCTGTCCGTCGAGCACCTGCGGATCGGCCACCACCAGCCCCCGGTGCCGGGCCTCGGCGACAGCACGGCGACCGTCTCCTACACCCTGCGCAACACCGGGAACGTCACCCTCGACCCCCGGGTGCGGCTGACCGCACGCGGACTGTTCGGCCGGACGCTGCTGGACCGCCGGCTCACCCGGGTGCCCTCCGAACTGCTGCCCGGACAGCGGGTGCGGCTCACCGAGACCTGGCGCGGGGCGCCCCAGCTCGACCGGGCCCACGTCACGCTGACCGTGAGCGCGCCCGGCACCCGGGAATCGGCGAGCGCCTCCTTCCTCGCGCTGCCGTGGCTGCTCGCGGCCCTGGTGTTCACCGCGGGCGCGGTGACCGGAGCGCTGCTGGTCAGAGCGCGTCGGGGCCGCGCTCGCCGGTCCGCACCCGCACGACCGTCTCGACCGGGACGGCCCACACCTTCCCGTCCCCGATCTTCCCCGTCTGCGCGGCGCTGA
- a CDS encoding MFS transporter, protein MAFDTTPQTTPPTTPPATAPATPRTSAPAGGPLGTPRLSARDKLVLFVLCAAQFMVALDFSVLNVALPELGADLGMSRSALQWAVTAFALPSGGFLLLFGRVGDLYGRRKLFLTGLALFGAASLLATLAWDPASFLAGRALQGLGAAAIVPTGMSLLTTTFPEGPARDRALGISGTLLSLGFTVGMVAGGVLTDALGWRSTMALLTVFALTVLPLAPGLLPESRTPDRPRLDVPGAVAVTAGLLSLIYALSTAADHGFGRTDVIAALAAGLLLLTAFTMIESRSASPLVSLPMLRRRTVAWGNLGGLVTFSMMSTVVFVLTLYLQETLRLSAFETGLVFGFQGALSAVAGTLAPRVIGRFGARRTLVGSLAGQGALVACLLPLNAHTWSVWPAAAAVSLASMCHLGAIISYGLTVTSGVPDDEQGLATGLVTSTQQVGITVGIPLLGVLATTSRDLLSGVHTVLALDAAIVLTTAVLVGLGLGRGQSRV, encoded by the coding sequence ATGGCGTTCGACACCACCCCTCAGACCACACCCCCGACCACACCCCCGGCCACCGCACCGGCCACCCCGCGGACCTCCGCCCCCGCGGGCGGACCGCTCGGCACCCCCCGGCTGTCGGCGCGGGACAAGCTGGTCCTCTTCGTCCTGTGCGCGGCCCAGTTCATGGTCGCCCTGGACTTCTCCGTCCTGAACGTGGCGCTGCCCGAGCTGGGCGCCGACCTCGGCATGAGCCGCTCCGCCCTGCAGTGGGCGGTCACCGCGTTCGCGCTCCCGTCCGGCGGTTTCCTGCTGCTGTTCGGCCGCGTCGGCGACCTGTACGGCCGCCGGAAGCTGTTCCTGACCGGCCTGGCCCTGTTCGGCGCGGCCTCCCTGCTGGCGACCCTGGCCTGGGACCCGGCGTCCTTCCTGGCCGGGCGGGCGCTGCAGGGCCTCGGCGCGGCGGCGATCGTGCCGACCGGCATGTCCCTGCTGACGACCACCTTCCCGGAGGGGCCGGCCCGCGACCGCGCCCTCGGCATCTCCGGCACGCTGCTCTCGCTGGGCTTCACGGTCGGCATGGTGGCCGGCGGTGTGCTGACCGACGCGCTGGGCTGGCGCTCCACGATGGCCCTGCTCACCGTGTTCGCGCTGACGGTGCTGCCGCTGGCGCCGGGTCTGCTGCCCGAGTCGCGCACCCCGGACCGCCCGCGCCTCGACGTGCCCGGCGCGGTCGCCGTCACCGCCGGCCTGCTGTCGCTGATCTACGCCCTGTCCACGGCCGCCGACCACGGCTTCGGCCGCACCGACGTCATCGCCGCGCTGGCCGCGGGGCTGCTCCTGCTGACCGCGTTCACGATGATCGAGTCGCGCTCGGCCTCCCCGCTGGTCTCCCTGCCCATGCTGCGCCGCCGCACGGTGGCGTGGGGCAACCTGGGCGGCCTGGTCACCTTCTCGATGATGTCGACGGTGGTCTTCGTGCTGACCCTGTACCTCCAGGAGACGCTGCGCCTGTCGGCCTTCGAGACCGGTCTGGTCTTCGGCTTCCAGGGCGCGCTCTCGGCCGTCGCCGGCACGCTGGCCCCCCGGGTCATCGGCCGCTTCGGCGCCCGCCGCACGCTGGTCGGCTCGCTGGCCGGGCAGGGCGCGCTGGTGGCCTGCCTGCTGCCGCTGAACGCCCACACCTGGTCGGTGTGGCCGGCCGCGGCGGCCGTGTCCCTGGCGAGCATGTGCCACCTGGGCGCGATCATCTCGTACGGCCTGACGGTGACCTCGGGCGTCCCGGACGACGAACAGGGCCTGGCCACCGGCCTGGTGACGTCCACCCAGCAGGTGGGCATCACCGTCGGCATCCCCCTGCTGGGCGTGCTGGCCACCACCTCCCGTGACCTGCTGTCCGGCGTCCACACCGTCCTCGCGCTGGACGCGGCGATCGTGCTGACCACCGCCGTCCTCGTGGGACTGGGCCTCGGGCGGGGTCAGTCCAGGGTCTGA
- a CDS encoding S66 family peptidase: protein MSVRYPRPLRPGDRIGVTSPSSGVAEELRGRLDVAVRDLEARGYEVVVGRCMDGSTHISAPAAERAAELTGMLTDPAIRAVVPPWGGETAIDLLPLLDFERIGRAEPTWVVGWSDISTLITPLTLLTGVATVHGNNLMDTPYRTPEGLTSWLDIVTAPQGEPFTQTPPGRHRTTGWDDWTRDPGIRDLTLDAEGGWRRLDGTGDVDVEGRLIGGCVETLVNVAGTRLLDTRSFAAGDDLLVYVEACEDNAYSICRNLHGMRLAGFFERAAAVLVGRTKAPDARTLTQDEAVLDALGSLGVPIVAGVECGHVPPYLPLVNGARGRVVHTAARSEIVQTLD from the coding sequence ATGAGCGTCCGATACCCGCGCCCGCTGCGCCCCGGTGACCGCATAGGTGTGACCTCGCCCTCCAGCGGGGTCGCCGAGGAGCTCCGGGGGCGGCTCGACGTCGCGGTCCGGGACCTGGAGGCGCGCGGCTACGAGGTGGTCGTCGGCCGGTGCATGGACGGCTCGACGCACATCAGCGCGCCGGCCGCCGAACGCGCCGCCGAGCTGACCGGGATGCTGACCGACCCGGCGATCCGGGCCGTGGTGCCCCCGTGGGGCGGGGAGACGGCCATCGACCTGCTGCCGCTGCTCGACTTCGAGCGGATCGGACGGGCCGAGCCGACCTGGGTCGTCGGCTGGTCCGACATCTCCACCCTCATCACGCCGCTGACCCTGCTCACCGGGGTCGCCACCGTGCACGGCAACAACCTGATGGACACGCCCTACCGGACGCCCGAGGGCCTGACGTCCTGGCTGGACATCGTCACCGCACCGCAGGGCGAGCCGTTCACGCAGACCCCGCCCGGCCGCCACCGCACCACCGGCTGGGACGACTGGACCCGCGACCCGGGGATCCGCGACCTCACCCTGGACGCCGAGGGCGGCTGGAGGCGGCTCGACGGCACCGGTGACGTGGACGTCGAGGGCCGGCTGATCGGCGGCTGCGTCGAGACCCTGGTCAACGTGGCGGGCACCCGCCTGCTGGACACGCGGTCCTTCGCGGCCGGCGACGACCTCCTCGTCTACGTCGAGGCGTGCGAGGACAACGCCTACTCCATCTGCCGCAACCTGCACGGCATGCGGCTCGCCGGGTTCTTCGAGCGCGCCGCCGCCGTCCTCGTGGGCCGCACCAAGGCGCCCGACGCCCGCACCCTCACCCAGGACGAGGCCGTCCTCGACGCCCTCGGCTCCCTGGGCGTGCCGATCGTCGCCGGTGTCGAGTGCGGACACGTGCCGCCCTACCTCCCCCTGGTGAACGGCGCGCGCGGCCGTGTGGTGCACACGGCCGCGCGGAGCGAGATCGTTCAGACCCTGGACTGA
- a CDS encoding MmcQ/YjbR family DNA-binding protein, which yields MTPQELRALCLSFNAAVEDFPFNPETSVFKVLGKMFALTNLGARPLTVNLKCDPEDAVRLRAEHEGLIVPGWHMNKRHWNTVSVTGGLPDRLVRELVEDSYDLVVAGLPRAERLRLDRP from the coding sequence GTGACCCCCCAGGAGCTGCGCGCCCTCTGCCTGTCCTTCAACGCGGCCGTGGAGGACTTCCCGTTCAACCCGGAGACCTCCGTCTTCAAGGTCCTCGGCAAGATGTTCGCCCTGACGAACCTGGGCGCGCGGCCCCTGACGGTCAACCTCAAGTGCGATCCGGAGGACGCGGTCCGGCTGCGCGCCGAGCACGAGGGACTGATCGTCCCCGGCTGGCACATGAACAAGCGCCACTGGAACACCGTCTCGGTGACCGGCGGCCTGCCCGACCGGCTGGTCAGGGAGCTGGTCGAGGACTCCTACGACCTCGTCGTCGCGGGCCTGCCCAGGGCGGAGCGGCTGCGGCTGGACCGGCCGTAA
- a CDS encoding PhoH family protein — protein sequence MTQTPTAHTPAQERARAQLTVPAQHPMVTVLGSGDSLLRVIEKAFPAADIHVRGNEISAVGDPSDVALISRVFDEMMLVLRTGQPMTEDAVERSIAMLKASDNGTSDGPETPAEVLTQNILSSRGRTIRPKTLNQKRYVDAIDKHTIVFGIGPAGTGKTYLAMAKAVQALQSKQVNRIILTRPAVEAGERLGFLPGTLYEKIDPYLRPLYDALHDMLDPDSIPRLMAAGTIEVAPLAYMRGRTLNDAFIILDEAQNTSPEQMKMFLTRLGFDSKIVITGDVTQVDLPNGTKSGLRQVQEILEGVDDVHFSRLSSLDVVRHKLVGRIVDAYELYDSEHGTENGTHKGGRGRTGAKAPKGK from the coding sequence ATGACTCAGACACCCACAGCTCACACCCCCGCGCAGGAGCGGGCGAGAGCGCAGCTGACAGTCCCCGCTCAGCACCCCATGGTGACCGTGCTGGGCTCAGGCGACTCCCTCCTGCGCGTGATCGAGAAGGCGTTCCCGGCAGCCGACATCCATGTCCGGGGCAATGAGATCAGCGCGGTCGGCGACCCCTCGGACGTCGCCCTCATTTCGCGCGTGTTCGACGAGATGATGCTGGTGCTCCGCACCGGGCAGCCGATGACGGAGGACGCAGTGGAACGCTCGATCGCCATGCTCAAGGCGAGCGACAACGGGACGAGCGACGGCCCGGAGACCCCGGCCGAGGTGCTGACTCAGAACATCCTGTCCTCGCGCGGGCGCACCATCCGCCCCAAGACGCTCAACCAGAAGCGGTACGTCGACGCGATCGACAAGCACACGATCGTCTTCGGCATCGGCCCGGCCGGCACCGGCAAGACCTACCTGGCCATGGCCAAGGCGGTGCAGGCCCTGCAGTCCAAGCAGGTCAACCGGATCATCCTCACCCGTCCCGCGGTTGAGGCGGGGGAGCGGCTCGGCTTCCTGCCCGGCACGCTCTACGAGAAGATCGACCCCTACCTGCGCCCGCTCTACGACGCGCTGCACGACATGCTCGACCCGGACTCCATCCCCCGTCTGATGGCGGCCGGGACGATCGAGGTCGCGCCGCTCGCCTACATGCGCGGCCGCACGCTCAACGACGCCTTCATCATCCTGGACGAGGCCCAGAACACGAGCCCCGAGCAGATGAAGATGTTCCTCACCCGCCTGGGCTTCGACTCGAAGATCGTGATCACCGGTGACGTGACGCAGGTCGACCTGCCGAACGGCACCAAGAGCGGTCTGCGGCAGGTGCAGGAGATCCTGGAGGGCGTGGACGACGTGCACTTCTCCCGGCTGTCGTCCCTCGATGTCGTACGGCACAAGCTGGTGGGCCGTATCGTCGACGCGTACGAGTTGTACGACAGCGAGCACGGCACCGAGAACGGCACCCACAAGGGCGGCCGTGGCAGGACCGGCGCCAAGGCTCCCAAGGGGAAGTAG